Proteins encoded by one window of Cyclobacteriaceae bacterium:
- a CDS encoding ABC transporter permease: MKERIFANLYIAIDAVIANKLRSLLTALGIIFGVAAVIAMLAIGNGAQQEILDQIKLVGVNNIVVKPIVEQEETKIEEASAEKEKKKFSPGLTVRDLESIQNTIPGITKLSPEIILESTIIKSGIRRSAKLVGVEPAYFEIYNFELSEGSMFTDEHLKIGAPVCIIGNSIRSKFFPAENPIGKSIKVGPNWLTIIGVMKERYVSESSIAKLGIRDFNMDVYTPLQTVLIRYKNRDMITQNTLNPMQNFSRGRIIIITGDGGGDEDTGPAVNYHQLDRLVIQVGETTSLTPTAEILSRLLERKHYGVVDYEIEIPELLLKQQQRTNDIFNYVLGAIAGISLLVGGIGIMNIMLASVLERIKEIGLRLAIGAQKTDIIQQFLFEAVMISISGGIIGVALGITLAVLVSSFANIPTVISFTSIILSFGVAATVGLIFGIAPARKAALQDPITSLRYE; this comes from the coding sequence ATGAAGGAACGAATTTTTGCCAACCTCTACATCGCCATTGACGCGGTAATCGCCAACAAGCTGCGGTCGTTGCTCACTGCGCTGGGTATTATTTTCGGAGTGGCTGCGGTTATTGCCATGCTGGCGATTGGCAATGGAGCGCAACAGGAAATCCTGGATCAAATCAAATTGGTAGGGGTTAATAACATTGTGGTTAAGCCCATCGTGGAGCAGGAGGAAACCAAGATTGAAGAGGCATCGGCAGAGAAAGAGAAAAAGAAATTTTCACCTGGCCTTACTGTGCGCGACCTGGAGAGTATTCAAAATACCATTCCAGGCATCACGAAGCTCAGCCCCGAAATCATTCTGGAGTCAACCATCATTAAAAGTGGTATTCGCAGATCGGCAAAATTGGTGGGCGTTGAGCCGGCTTATTTTGAGATCTATAATTTCGAACTTTCTGAGGGCTCCATGTTTACCGATGAGCATTTGAAAATTGGTGCACCGGTTTGCATTATCGGTAACTCAATCCGGTCAAAATTTTTTCCAGCTGAAAACCCAATCGGAAAGTCCATAAAGGTTGGTCCCAACTGGCTTACGATTATCGGGGTAATGAAGGAGCGTTACGTTTCGGAGAGCAGTATTGCCAAACTGGGTATCCGTGATTTTAACATGGATGTGTATACGCCCCTGCAAACGGTACTCATTCGCTACAAGAACCGCGATATGATTACCCAAAATACGCTAAACCCAATGCAGAATTTTAGCAGAGGAAGGATCATTATCATAACCGGTGATGGTGGTGGAGATGAAGATACCGGCCCGGCAGTTAACTACCATCAACTAGATCGCCTGGTGATCCAGGTAGGGGAAACTACATCGCTTACTCCTACAGCTGAAATTCTTTCTCGCTTACTGGAGCGTAAACACTACGGTGTAGTCGATTATGAAATTGAAATCCCTGAATTACTACTCAAGCAACAACAGCGCACCAACGATATTTTTAATTATGTACTGGGTGCCATTGCCGGTATTTCCTTATTGGTAGGCGGTATTGGTATTATGAACATTATGCTGGCCTCCGTGCTGGAGCGCATTAAGGAAATTGGATTGCGCCTCGCGATTGGCGCACAGAAAACAGATATTATTCAACAGTTTTTGTTTGAAGCCGTGATGATCAGCATCAGCGGAGGAATAATTGGCGTGGCCTTGGGCATTACCTTGGCTGTGTTGGTTTCTTCGTTTGCGAATATTCCCACGGTAATCAGTTTTACTTCCATCATCTTATCTTTTGGTGTTGCCGCAACGGTAGGGTTGATTTTCGGAATTGCCCCTGCGCGTAAAGCTGCACTACAGGATCCCATTACATCGTTACGTTATGAATAA
- a CDS encoding SDR family oxidoreductase encodes MTKPVAIITGANSGIGFAFAHALHVQQYRLCLVDIQLDKIQAALPASDQLVFYALDVRDAAGWKNMTDHVVEKFGVIDYLVNFAGIVQPGFIYNVPVSDIDRHIDINTKGTLYGTHTVGVQMKKQGHGHIINIASLAGIAPVPGIALYSASKFAVRGFSLAAAHEYAPFGVTISVVCPDLVKTPMYDLELQYREETALVFSGNKKVLTPERVVAEIVDVMKTKKREVTIPASRGLLARLAGAWPWLADVVRGRLMRKGLKRMEELRGS; translated from the coding sequence ATGACTAAACCCGTTGCCATCATCACCGGAGCGAACAGCGGCATCGGGTTTGCTTTTGCGCACGCCTTGCATGTACAACAATACCGGTTGTGTTTGGTGGATATTCAACTTGACAAGATTCAGGCGGCTTTACCAGCTTCTGATCAGTTGGTGTTTTATGCGTTGGATGTGCGCGATGCCGCTGGTTGGAAAAACATGACCGACCACGTGGTGGAAAAATTTGGTGTCATTGATTACCTCGTAAACTTTGCAGGCATCGTGCAACCCGGTTTTATTTATAATGTTCCGGTAAGCGACATAGACCGGCACATCGACATCAATACAAAAGGTACGCTGTACGGTACGCACACGGTTGGCGTGCAAATGAAAAAACAAGGTCACGGACATATCATTAATATTGCTTCCTTAGCCGGCATTGCACCTGTGCCGGGCATTGCGTTGTACAGTGCCTCCAAGTTTGCGGTGCGCGGGTTTTCATTGGCGGCCGCACACGAGTACGCGCCATTTGGGGTAACCATAAGCGTGGTGTGCCCCGATTTGGTGAAAACACCCATGTACGACCTGGAACTTCAATACCGCGAAGAAACCGCCCTCGTATTTTCCGGCAACAAAAAGGTGCTCACGCCTGAGCGCGTGGTGGCGGAGATAGTAGATGTGATGAAAACCAAAAAGCGTGAAGTAACCATTCCTGCAAGTCGCGGTTTATTGGCGCGATTAGCCGGTGCCTGGCCCTGGCTGGCGGATGTGGTGCGTGGCAGGTTGATGAGGAAGGGGTTGAAAAGGATGGAGGAGTTGAGGGGTTCGTAA
- a CDS encoding DUF433 domain-containing protein codes for MKWRDHISSDPDIMFGKTVIKGTRIPVELILEKLASAYSIDELLKAYPRITPQDIQACLLYAAESTKHEKTLAV; via the coding sequence ATGAAATGGAGAGATCATATATCATCTGACCCAGACATCATGTTTGGGAAAACGGTCATCAAGGGTACCAGAATACCGGTGGAGTTAATACTTGAAAAGTTAGCGTCAGCCTACTCAATTGATGAGTTATTGAAAGCCTACCCCCGGATAACCCCACAAGACATTCAAGCTTGTCTTCTTTACGCAGCCGAAAGCACCAAACATGAGAAAACGCTTGCTGTTTAA
- the purB gene encoding adenylosuccinate lyase, producing MQLNTLTAISPIDGRYFSTASSLAPFFSEFGLMRYRVQVEIEYFIALTYALPELATFPKEKEDQLRELYRNFSEADATAIKTIEKTTNHDVKAVEYFIKQKFEAQKLDAYKEFIHFGLTSQDINNTAIPLSLKDFMGQEFLPMLQLVVSELTALSVSWKDIPMLARTHGQPASPTRLGKELYVFVERVNKQLELLNTIPHSAKFGGATGNFNAHHVAYPDINWGHFGNTFVSKHLGLVRSEPTTQIEHYDNLAALFDNLKRINTIWIDFSRDVWQYISMNYFKQKIKAGEVGSSAMPHKVNPIDFENAEGNLGYANAIFGHLSAKLPVSRLQRDLTDSTVLRNIGVPLAHTVVALQSLRKGIGKLELNQEAINTDLENNWMVVAEAIQTILRKEGYPNPYEALKELTRKNEKVGKKEFEDFIDKLDIKPELKKRLKEITPFGYTGV from the coding sequence GTGCAGCTCAATACCCTTACCGCTATTTCGCCCATTGATGGCCGCTACTTCTCAACCGCCTCATCGCTGGCTCCATTCTTTTCTGAATTTGGCTTGATGCGCTACCGCGTACAGGTGGAGATCGAATATTTTATTGCGCTTACCTATGCCCTGCCCGAACTGGCAACTTTCCCGAAAGAAAAGGAAGATCAACTGCGCGAACTGTACCGCAACTTTAGCGAAGCCGATGCCACCGCCATCAAAACCATAGAAAAAACTACGAACCACGATGTAAAAGCCGTGGAGTATTTCATCAAACAGAAATTTGAAGCACAGAAGCTTGATGCCTATAAAGAATTTATTCACTTCGGACTCACCTCGCAGGACATCAACAACACCGCCATTCCGCTTTCACTTAAAGACTTTATGGGGCAAGAGTTTTTACCGATGCTTCAACTGGTGGTGAGTGAACTCACTGCGCTTTCCGTATCCTGGAAAGACATCCCCATGCTGGCGCGCACACACGGGCAGCCGGCATCCCCTACCCGCCTGGGAAAAGAACTTTACGTTTTTGTAGAACGAGTAAACAAACAACTCGAACTGCTCAACACCATTCCGCACTCGGCCAAGTTTGGTGGCGCTACCGGCAACTTCAACGCACACCATGTTGCCTACCCCGACATTAACTGGGGGCATTTTGGAAATACGTTTGTGAGCAAGCATCTGGGTTTAGTACGCAGTGAACCCACCACACAAATTGAACATTACGACAACCTGGCGGCCTTGTTCGATAACCTGAAACGCATCAACACGATCTGGATTGATTTCAGTCGTGATGTGTGGCAGTACATTTCCATGAACTACTTCAAACAAAAAATAAAAGCCGGTGAAGTGGGCAGCTCGGCCATGCCGCACAAGGTAAACCCCATCGACTTTGAAAATGCGGAAGGAAACCTGGGGTATGCCAACGCCATTTTTGGGCACCTTTCAGCCAAGCTACCCGTGTCACGCCTGCAACGCGACCTCACCGACAGTACCGTGCTGCGCAACATTGGCGTACCGTTAGCACACACCGTTGTGGCATTGCAATCGCTGCGCAAGGGTATTGGCAAACTGGAGTTAAACCAGGAAGCAATCAATACTGATCTCGAAAACAACTGGATGGTGGTTGCTGAAGCCATTCAAACCATTTTACGCAAAGAAGGCTACCCCAACCCGTACGAAGCCCTGAAAGAACTTACCCGCAAAAACGAGAAAGTGGGCAAAAAAGAGTTTGAAGATTTTATCGACAAGCTGGATATAAAACCAGAGTTGAAAAAACGGCTGAAGGAGATTACGCCTTTTGGGTATACGGGAGTTTAA
- a CDS encoding RNA polymerase sigma factor: MHAETLQDMALMHSDTLIERARQGDKNAQGRLVQVWYKRIYNYCFKFFLDHDLAMEASQKAFISMCRNIEALQDVGRFKSWLYKIAVNSCREEARKIKGAKAVSFDAVVNVEAEDSPGWERTGRRNDNPEKHYQQQELADLLQQCLKELSEEQREVVIMKEYEGLKFREIAEALNISENTVKSRMYYGLDALKRILEKRNITKETVSYEL; this comes from the coding sequence ATGCATGCAGAAACTTTACAGGACATGGCCCTGATGCATTCGGATACCCTGATCGAGCGCGCCCGACAAGGGGATAAGAATGCCCAAGGCAGGCTGGTACAGGTGTGGTACAAGCGTATTTATAATTATTGTTTTAAGTTTTTTCTCGACCATGACCTGGCCATGGAGGCTTCGCAGAAGGCTTTTATTTCTATGTGTCGGAATATTGAAGCCTTGCAGGATGTGGGGCGATTTAAAAGCTGGCTGTACAAGATTGCCGTGAACAGTTGCCGCGAAGAAGCCAGAAAGATTAAAGGCGCCAAGGCGGTATCGTTTGATGCGGTGGTGAACGTGGAGGCGGAAGACTCGCCCGGTTGGGAAAGGACAGGACGAAGAAATGATAATCCGGAGAAGCATTATCAGCAACAGGAGCTGGCCGATTTGCTACAACAGTGCCTGAAGGAATTAAGCGAGGAGCAACGCGAAGTGGTGATTATGAAAGAGTATGAAGGGTTGAAGTTTCGCGAGATAGCTGAAGCGTTGAATATCTCGGAGAACACAGTGAAGTCAAGAATGTACTACGGACTTGATGCATTGAAGCGGATTTTAGAAAAGAGAAACATTACGAAAGAAACAGTGAGTTATGAACTATAG
- a CDS encoding HAD family phosphatase, with translation MSLPFAVVFDMDGVIVDTNPTHKIAIQQFCARYGFNLTEEELRTKVYGRTNRDWITNLFGKLTEEQLEAYAFEKEQLFRELYAPIIKPVKGLVTFLELLKTNNIPRSIATSAPRANVDFILSATGIGHYFDLILDESMVSRGKPNPEIYLKSAKALNLPNAQCIVIEDSLSGVAAAKASGSKVIGITTTHSEEELNNTDLTIRDFDDLSIDQLMKLI, from the coding sequence ATGTCGTTACCCTTTGCCGTTGTATTTGATATGGATGGTGTGATTGTGGACACCAACCCCACGCATAAAATTGCCATTCAACAATTTTGTGCGCGGTACGGATTTAATCTTACCGAAGAAGAGTTACGCACCAAAGTTTACGGCCGCACCAACCGCGATTGGATCACCAACCTGTTTGGTAAACTGACTGAAGAGCAGCTTGAGGCTTATGCGTTTGAGAAGGAACAACTCTTCCGCGAATTGTATGCACCCATTATTAAGCCGGTAAAGGGACTTGTTACATTTCTTGAACTGTTGAAAACAAATAACATTCCCCGTTCAATCGCTACATCAGCCCCACGCGCCAATGTCGACTTCATTTTAAGCGCCACCGGCATCGGGCACTACTTTGATCTTATTCTGGATGAAAGCATGGTGAGTCGCGGCAAACCCAATCCGGAGATTTACCTCAAATCCGCAAAAGCGCTAAACCTGCCAAATGCACAATGCATTGTGATTGAAGATTCATTATCCGGGGTTGCTGCTGCGAAAGCCTCGGGCTCAAAGGTGATCGGGATTACTACAACGCATAGTGAAGAGGAACTGAACAATACTGATCTGACAATACGTGATTTCGATGACCTGAGCATAGATCAGCTTATGAAGTTGATCTGA
- a CDS encoding efflux RND transporter periplasmic adaptor subunit has product MNKRNLIIGSGVVVVILITWFIVKGNQKADGVDVFATVKRGTFKVEIETTGELEAKNSVKIQAPTQLREYRVNNLTIQNIITEGTVVKKGEWIATLDRSEFQGRIKDKEIELEKAQAAFVQTQLDTTLQMRQSRDELINLRYNVEEMKIVLEQSKFEPPATIKQNEINLEKAQRALDQALENYKIKKRQNIEKMRTVNAELRKVQGEHNGMMQLISTFDISAPEPGMVIYRKGWDGKPIKSGSQISTWDPVVATLPDLTTMMSKTYVNEVDVRKVKRGQRVEIGLDAYPDKKLFGQVINVANVGEQRPNSDAKVFQVDVEIAGTDPSLRPAMTTSNKIITLVMDSALYVPLECLHSHADSISYVFKSNGTKQEVMLGETNANDAVILAGLTEGERLYLSLPSNTDGDIRLLPEMNGKRKKPEPEQNLQPEEQTITLPNGEVVKISTNGQPQQGGPRREGRKQGGTKPAGQ; this is encoded by the coding sequence ATGAATAAAAGAAACCTCATTATCGGATCAGGCGTAGTTGTTGTTATTCTGATCACCTGGTTTATCGTAAAAGGAAATCAGAAAGCGGATGGTGTTGATGTTTTTGCCACGGTAAAGCGCGGCACCTTTAAGGTTGAGATTGAAACCACTGGCGAATTGGAGGCTAAAAACTCAGTGAAAATCCAGGCCCCCACGCAGTTGCGTGAGTACCGGGTTAATAACCTCACCATTCAGAATATAATTACTGAGGGAACTGTAGTTAAAAAAGGCGAGTGGATTGCTACGCTTGATCGTTCGGAATTTCAAGGACGCATTAAAGACAAAGAGATAGAGTTGGAAAAGGCGCAGGCTGCTTTTGTGCAAACACAGCTTGATACTACGCTTCAAATGCGCCAGTCGCGCGATGAGTTGATTAACCTGCGCTACAATGTGGAGGAAATGAAAATTGTACTGGAGCAATCCAAGTTTGAGCCACCGGCTACTATCAAGCAAAATGAAATCAACCTCGAAAAAGCACAACGCGCATTAGACCAGGCGCTTGAGAATTATAAAATTAAAAAGCGGCAGAACATTGAAAAGATGCGTACGGTAAATGCTGAACTGCGCAAAGTGCAAGGTGAACATAATGGCATGATGCAACTTATTTCAACGTTTGATATTTCAGCGCCTGAACCCGGTATGGTTATTTACCGAAAGGGTTGGGATGGAAAACCTATAAAGTCTGGCTCGCAAATCAGTACCTGGGATCCCGTTGTAGCCACGTTGCCAGATCTTACCACCATGATGTCGAAGACATATGTAAATGAAGTGGATGTGCGCAAGGTGAAACGCGGTCAGCGTGTGGAGATTGGTTTGGATGCCTATCCCGATAAAAAATTGTTTGGTCAGGTTATAAATGTGGCTAATGTGGGTGAACAACGGCCCAACAGCGATGCTAAAGTATTTCAGGTAGATGTGGAGATTGCGGGCACCGATCCTTCCTTGCGCCCGGCCATGACGACCAGTAATAAAATCATCACATTGGTGATGGACAGTGCGCTATATGTTCCGCTGGAGTGTTTGCATAGCCATGCCGATTCCATTTCTTATGTATTTAAGAGCAATGGTACCAAGCAGGAAGTGATGTTGGGTGAAACCAATGCAAATGATGCGGTTATTCTGGCTGGATTAACAGAAGGCGAACGGCTGTATCTATCACTGCCTTCAAATACCGATGGTGATATCCGCTTGTTGCCAGAGATGAATGGAAAGCGCAAGAAACCGGAGCCTGAACAAAACCTTCAGCCGGAAGAGCAGACCATCACCCTTCCAAATGGTGAGGTAGTGAAGATATCAACCAATGGTCAACCGCAGCAGGGCGGACCTCGCAGAGAAGGAAGAAAACAGGGAGGCACGAAGCCAGCCGGACAATAA
- a CDS encoding DUF5615 family PIN-like protein, with protein MKQPIIADESVDYRIVTELRNNKFEVYSISEQQPSIQDELVLKIACDNNALLLTEDKDFGELVFRFKLPHRGILLIRIENPQEKIPTVVRMIKRYYSELIDKFSVLTDSKLRIKD; from the coding sequence ATGAAACAACCCATTATTGCTGACGAGAGTGTTGATTACAGAATCGTTACTGAATTAAGAAATAATAAATTTGAAGTCTATTCAATATCCGAACAACAACCATCAATTCAAGACGAACTAGTGCTAAAAATTGCCTGTGATAATAACGCTCTTCTACTAACTGAAGACAAGGATTTTGGTGAACTGGTTTTTCGCTTTAAGCTTCCCCATAGAGGAATTTTGCTTATCAGAATAGAAAACCCACAAGAAAAAATTCCTACTGTAGTCAGGATGATCAAAAGATATTATAGTGAACTAATAGATAAATTTTCCGTACTCACGGATAGCAAACTCAGGATTAAGGATTGA
- a CDS encoding neutral/alkaline non-lysosomal ceramidase N-terminal domain-containing protein: MKIQKIFRGVGKAFLFLLAFLLLLALITIAPVNRSIDRTAMLEEMQQRIDALLPAEVGRAEQFNVGSAKESLVPSFQVATAGYGKRRGKLYTEIRDSVFVRAMVIDNGARRVAIVSADLLIIPPMVTSILEKELPAIGFSLENTYLGATHSHNSIGNWGEGAASFLYGDYNEQVVRFIADQIKACIQKASRRQKQSSIRTGVIPVPHAIRNRLIKEGPVDSLLRIVEFEFADSTKQILLSYAAHATCLSSRDLRISRDYPGALVDSVEASGYSFAMFLAGAVGSHACKVPKGGDDCIGWMATELTQAVTSFASTLKPVEQNALNFYRVGLVLNDPQPKLTGNLRLRSWVFRSAFGEYPVFLTALQLGDVLMLGTPCDYSGEFHTQLDQQGAAYDLMPMVTSFNGGYIGYVTPDKYFETNHYETRLMNWYGYGTGAYVTTCIEAMIDRAGKSQHYD, from the coding sequence ATGAAGATTCAAAAAATTTTTCGTGGTGTTGGCAAGGCATTTCTTTTTCTGCTGGCGTTTTTGCTCCTGCTGGCGTTGATCACGATAGCTCCGGTTAATCGCTCGATTGATCGAACCGCGATGCTGGAGGAGATGCAACAACGCATAGATGCATTGCTACCAGCTGAGGTAGGACGTGCTGAACAGTTTAATGTTGGCTCAGCCAAGGAAAGCCTGGTGCCGTCTTTCCAGGTTGCCACAGCAGGTTACGGCAAGCGAAGGGGAAAACTATACACCGAAATCCGTGACTCTGTTTTTGTCAGGGCGATGGTGATTGACAATGGTGCGCGAAGGGTGGCCATCGTGAGTGCCGACTTGCTGATTATTCCGCCTATGGTCACCTCCATCCTGGAAAAGGAATTACCGGCCATCGGTTTCTCTTTGGAGAATACATACCTCGGGGCAACACACAGCCACAACAGCATCGGCAACTGGGGTGAGGGCGCAGCTTCTTTTTTGTATGGCGATTACAATGAACAGGTAGTTCGCTTTATTGCCGATCAGATTAAAGCCTGTATTCAAAAGGCATCACGCAGGCAAAAACAGTCTTCAATTCGCACGGGTGTTATTCCTGTTCCGCATGCGATACGAAACCGGTTAATCAAGGAAGGACCGGTGGATTCGTTGCTGCGCATCGTTGAATTTGAATTTGCAGATAGCACCAAACAAATTTTGCTGAGCTACGCGGCACATGCTACTTGTCTATCGTCACGTGATTTGCGCATTTCGCGCGATTATCCCGGAGCGCTTGTCGACAGTGTGGAAGCCAGCGGTTATTCTTTTGCCATGTTTCTGGCGGGCGCAGTGGGCAGTCACGCGTGTAAGGTGCCCAAAGGTGGCGATGATTGCATCGGCTGGATGGCCACAGAACTGACACAAGCAGTAACCTCATTTGCATCAACCCTGAAACCGGTTGAACAGAACGCGCTGAATTTTTATCGGGTAGGGTTGGTGCTGAACGATCCGCAACCCAAGCTTACGGGTAATTTACGGTTGCGTTCATGGGTGTTTCGTTCGGCTTTTGGCGAATACCCTGTCTTTCTTACCGCGTTGCAATTGGGCGATGTGCTGATGCTAGGCACGCCCTGCGACTACTCCGGAGAGTTTCACACACAACTTGATCAACAAGGCGCTGCGTATGATTTAATGCCCATGGTCACCAGCTTCAATGGCGGGTACATCGGGTATGTTACGCCCGACAAATATTTTGAAACCAACCACTACGAAACCCGGCTGATGAACTGGTATGGGTACGGAACAGGCGCTTATGTAACCACGTGTATAGAAGCAATGATCGATCGGGCCGGAAAAAGCCAACATTATGACTAA
- a CDS encoding TolC family protein, which produces MNKIRSLFLFAWISLFACVEADAQQKQYGLMDVIELAKSQSPLSKQAETRKENRYWQYRFFRSNYNPQLRLNGTVPAYSKSVSQAPQQDGSFRYTPIEQSNNNLNLGLVQPISFTGGTVSVNSSLQLFRNYNPSDPIFAEQWGGTVMNIQLNQPIFAFNQLRWDRRTEPLRYEESKRSYVEEMESISAEAVNRFFNVLDAQINLQIAEFNLANNDTIYKIEEGRYNIGTTPKDKLLQAELQLLRSRQDVTQAKINLQIARLQMRSYLGLRDNEEFELVLPETIPPLFVTVDEALQLAKQNRADFIAFERRKIEAEREVAQARGQRFQTNLTAAFGLNNNGFALSDIYQDPTQQQTFGLTLNVPVIDWGRNQARMQTAIANKKLNDYVIAQDEVNFEQEIITLVRQFEVLLSQIEITKKSDEVGLERYVVSQNRYLIGKLDITNLNNALMEKDAAKRSYVGALRAYWTAYYDLRRLTLYDFSNRRLLYTPEE; this is translated from the coding sequence ATGAATAAAATCCGATCACTTTTTTTGTTTGCGTGGATAAGCTTGTTCGCGTGTGTAGAAGCAGATGCTCAGCAGAAACAATACGGACTCATGGATGTGATTGAGCTGGCCAAATCACAATCGCCACTTTCCAAGCAAGCCGAAACCCGAAAGGAAAACCGCTATTGGCAGTATCGGTTTTTCAGATCGAATTATAATCCGCAATTGCGGTTAAATGGTACGGTGCCTGCATATTCAAAAAGCGTTAGTCAGGCGCCACAGCAAGATGGTTCGTTCCGGTACACTCCGATTGAGCAATCCAATAACAACCTTAACCTGGGATTGGTGCAGCCAATTTCATTTACAGGAGGAACTGTTTCTGTGAACTCAAGCCTTCAGTTGTTTCGAAATTATAATCCTTCCGATCCGATTTTTGCTGAGCAGTGGGGTGGAACCGTGATGAACATCCAATTGAATCAACCCATTTTTGCTTTTAATCAGTTGCGATGGGACAGGCGCACTGAACCCCTGCGCTATGAAGAATCCAAAAGGAGTTACGTTGAGGAAATGGAATCTATTTCTGCGGAGGCTGTAAATAGATTCTTCAATGTACTGGATGCACAGATCAATTTGCAGATTGCTGAATTTAACCTTGCCAATAATGATACGATTTACAAGATAGAGGAAGGGCGTTATAACATTGGCACCACACCAAAGGATAAATTGTTACAGGCTGAATTGCAGTTGCTGCGTTCGCGCCAGGATGTAACACAAGCTAAGATTAATTTGCAGATAGCGCGGTTACAGATGAGAAGCTACCTCGGCTTACGCGATAATGAAGAGTTTGAATTGGTGTTACCGGAAACCATTCCCCCTTTGTTTGTAACGGTTGATGAGGCATTACAATTGGCTAAGCAGAATCGGGCTGATTTCATTGCTTTTGAAAGAAGGAAGATTGAAGCCGAACGCGAAGTGGCACAGGCGCGGGGCCAACGTTTTCAAACGAACCTGACAGCTGCTTTTGGTTTGAATAATAATGGGTTTGCATTATCCGATATTTATCAGGACCCCACCCAGCAGCAAACCTTTGGGTTAACGCTTAATGTTCCGGTAATTGATTGGGGACGGAACCAGGCGCGTATGCAAACTGCTATCGCGAACAAGAAATTAAACGATTATGTCATCGCTCAGGATGAAGTGAACTTTGAGCAGGAAATTATTACATTAGTTAGGCAATTTGAAGTTTTATTGAGTCAAATTGAGATCACCAAAAAATCTGATGAGGTAGGCTTAGAGCGTTATGTGGTTTCTCAAAACAGATACCTTATTGGGAAGCTAGATATTACTAATCTAAATAATGCGTTGATGGAGAAGGATGCAGCCAAACGTAGTTACGTGGGCGCCCTCCGCGCATACTGGACAGCCTATTACGACCTGCGCAGGCTAACGCTTTACGATTTCTCCAACCGCAGGTTGTTGTATACGCCTGAGGAATAG
- a CDS encoding class I SAM-dependent methyltransferase encodes MKRLISFLIRYVPRKYLQRVTGLGQRVFSLAYAGKNVMCPVCEKSFRKFLPYGRIHPRENALCPNCLALERHRLLWLYLKEKTDFFSGQKAVLHIAPEVCFMKHFEKLHGDQYITADIESPLAKVKMDIHHMPFEDDRFDVVLCNHVLEHVQDDRQALKEIYRVLKPGGFAILQIPFFEPVPDITFEDNSITDPKEREKIFGQDDHVRKYGKDYVDRINQSGLKAVADTFVDELMPETRNRFKLPEHELIYKAVK; translated from the coding sequence ATGAAACGACTAATTTCGTTCCTGATCCGTTATGTGCCCAGAAAATACCTGCAACGGGTAACTGGTTTAGGGCAAAGGGTATTTAGTTTGGCCTATGCCGGTAAAAACGTCATGTGCCCGGTGTGCGAAAAAAGTTTTAGAAAATTTTTGCCTTACGGCCGAATCCATCCAAGAGAAAATGCACTATGCCCGAACTGCCTGGCGCTTGAACGCCACCGGTTGTTGTGGCTGTATCTGAAAGAAAAAACCGATTTCTTCTCAGGTCAAAAAGCAGTACTACACATCGCTCCGGAAGTATGCTTCATGAAGCATTTTGAAAAACTGCATGGCGATCAATACATCACAGCTGATATTGAATCACCACTCGCCAAAGTGAAAATGGACATTCACCATATGCCGTTTGAAGACGATCGGTTTGATGTAGTGCTTTGCAATCATGTTTTGGAACACGTACAGGATGATCGGCAAGCGCTAAAGGAAATTTACCGTGTATTAAAACCGGGTGGTTTTGCCATTCTGCAAATTCCTTTTTTTGAACCGGTGCCAGATATAACGTTTGAAGATAATTCCATAACCGATCCAAAAGAACGAGAAAAAATTTTTGGGCAGGATGATCACGTTCGCAAGTACGGTAAGGATTATGTCGACCGGATTAATCAGTCGGGATTAAAAGCTGTTGCCGATACTTTCGTTGACGAGTTGATGCCGGAAACCCGGAACCGGTTTAAGCTGCCGGAACATGAATTGATCTATAAAGCCGTAAAATAA